Within the Eucalyptus grandis isolate ANBG69807.140 chromosome 1, ASM1654582v1, whole genome shotgun sequence genome, the region CCAGACGCCATAGAAACACAAAAGCCCTTTTGACTTGTACAGcagcagaaaagaaaatactGGGGAAGTTTAGAGGGGCTACATTGGGTTTCCACCACCGCCCATAACCACCCAAATGATGCACGTGAGCCAAGCACCAGGATAATTCGAGTGCCGGCCATTTATGGATCGGTCTCTATCGCTTCAAAAGTGGTCTTCAAACTGATATGGAACTTTGGATGTTCAGCATACCGTCCAGCTCCCATATCTACAAACAGGCAGGTTCCTCCAATCTAAGGACAGAACCGAACCAACCCGTTACCTACAACTAGAACTCACATATACCCTCCACAAATGAATGTAAAAACCAGTTTGCTCGCCGATACTAATGTCTTTGCCTCGAACTCGATAGGGACCATGCTGGACCTCAACAGATGGATGAATATGCAGGTACAAGACGAAATTCCAGTTGCGAAAGCAAGATACGAAAGCGCGGACTACCTGATTAGCCACCGAATCCTTCTTGGAATTAGAATAGGCCTCGTCCCCCGGCCCTTGCATGCGACAGCGCCCTTTCAACACTGGTGTGATCTAAAAAGGACAGCATCCAGATCAATTGAGAGATTTTCCAAGAACAAGCgctcggcactcttcaatcgtTGGTGGGAGGATCAGATCATCGGGGCTCGTAAGCACCGAAATCAGCGAGGAGAAAAGAGGAGATGCGcagacttcaaaagaaaaaaaaagaaaagaaaaccgaaACGCGAAGGAAGGAAAGGGGATCAAATTGAGCCCAAACCCTAATTGCCTCGGCGCACCAAAGGAAGGACCAATCGACTCAAAGCAGagggtttttttaatttttttttaaattttttgggcACAGATTCGAAGGATTCAAGAGGGGAGAATTGAAATGGAAGTGATTAGGGGGACTGATCGGGAACGGAAGGGTGGgggaagggagggggagaggagcGGTTAgggcaaaagagagagaacgtgCCTCGGGTTGTTGAATCAGGTCCGTGGCGCAATAAAGCTCCTCCACGTCCCGCTGCTTCCGCTCTGCCATCGCCGGGAGGCAGGATTGCTTGCGGTGGCGGTGCTCCCAAAACCCAACATGAACTCCCCCGAGTTTAAGAAGCTCAAACTTTAAGGGTCGGTGTCAAATGGGAacgagagcgagcgagcgagagagagaaaaatagagagagacagagagagagagggaggcttttaaagtaaaaataagaaatcgaGATTCGATTATGAATCGCGAAATCAATCGCATGTGCGAGCaaaacaggagagagagagagagagagagagagagagagagagaggaaaatcaCAGTggcggaggaagaggaggaggaggaggaaggggagAGGAGTTTTAGGTGCGTGTGATTTGGGCGTGTCTATGAAGGCGAGCGAGCGGGCGACGATCGGTTGAGAGAGTGGCAACGGGGGCGTACCCTgttcctctcctcctctctcttatATCTCTCACCATCCATCGCCTTCACCTGCCCAAGTCCCGCACGAGGGACACGCCTCGGACtcccatttctctttttcttttcttttttcccattttaaaTTTGATCTCTTAAACTTTCAAATCAATGATCTTATTTGTTTAATTAGCCGAATAAGTGAGATTGCACTCAAAAAATACAAGTCAACCATTGCGTTAGCTAGCCATGTTCAAGTGATTGgaaatcatgcattttcattTGGTGCATTGACGATACAATTTTATCattcatttattcttttcacaatttttaatattaatcttATCATTTAATAACGATATCTAAAATATTAATGACATAATTATACTTGATATATAAATTTCACGACGTGTTTAGCGCATTATTTATAGCCATGATGTCAAAAATAATGGAAGGATTCTTTAATGTCCTCGACGCATGTGAGTTCTACTCGCTTTTAAAACGAGATATGGGGGTGGTCCATGTGATTTTTAACGGTTTAAGATCAAGGAGCGGGGCTGCACATGCATTCAAGAATCTTTTTCCCAGGgagtaagggtgcgtttggaaccACTTCCCCAAAGCCCCTTCTGGGGTCCAAAGTCTTTGGGCAAAAAAAAGGCGTTTGGAAAAAACTTGAAGGCACCTGGACAAAATGCTAGCATTtttaaggctgaaagcccaGAGGCGGGGAGGGGCCTGGGCAGAACTTTTCTGGGCATGCCCACGCGTTCTTGTTcactctttttttccaaaattgtcctcatgaattttttgtttttcctaggTTCGTGCCCTTGGATgaaacactgttcatcttctcggGCCGCATTATTTCGCACTGAGGACGCCGCGACCTAGCGATCGTCGTCGGAGAGCTCGGACGACCTCCGCGAGTCGCGGCGTTGCGGCGGCGATCGTCGCTTGCCGCACCGTGTGACCTCCGCGGGAGCTCgccgaggccgcgcgacccatCAGTCGCAGTGTCCGTGGTCGCGACCGGATCTCGGTCCGGAGGCTCGGCGCGACCGGatggggtcgcgcgaccttgccgcccggatccggggtcgcggcggcgtcgcgcgacctcccgcgacctcgTCGCCCCGGatcggggcggcgaggtcgccgcGCCCCGTCGCGACCCGGATCAGGGCGGCgagtcctcccgcgacctcgacGCCTCGGAtctaggtcgccggaggtcgaggcggcgtcgcTCGACGCGCGGCCCGccgcccagatccggcgtcgccggaggtcgaggcCGCGTCGCGAcgcgcgcgacctcgccgcctgcatccgggtcgccggaggtcgcgacggcgtcgcgcgactcgccgccccggatccggggtcgccggaggtcgccgggcGGTCGCCGGAGGTTGCTTTTTGTggccgccgccctcgcccggtctttttttattttttttaataatttttttatcacaaaactcATTTGTAAATGTGTAAATTCCCAaacgctattttgctcaaagactTCACAAAGAAGAGCTTTTTTAAAGTACAATTtgccaaacacaatttgcattttgaaaaacatctTTAAGTCAAagatttgcattttcctaaaagcTTTACTggtcccaaacgcaccctaagtcaTATcgattttggtttttcttttgagGGAGGACGCGATGGTAACCCTACGGAGCATGAGCGTTCGGGTTCCCGCCAAAAAAGGGTAAGAGAGGGGGAAAAGGGGGACCGAGCAAAGGGCGGCTTGAGGCGAAGGAGATCGGAGGGAACTCGCTGCAGAGATCGAGATGAAGAAGACGGCGGCCTCCGCACCCTCTCCCGCCgagccctcgccctcgccccaTCAAGAGCACGGCGACGACAACAGTCTGCAGGTCcctccttcatcttctcctCATCCGCTCCCCCATCCCCCCAACGTTCTTTCcgagaaagacaaaaaaaaaaaaacctcagtGTTCTCACGTGTCTTGCCTCGTCGTGCTCCGGCGCTGACTACATTTTATGGCCGGATTCAACAGCCGTTCTTCATCCTCCATAGAGCGGCCCCCGACAAATCCGACCGCAAACCATCCCGGAGGAGTGTCCCCTCGTCTCCGGCATCCCCTAATAAAGCCGTCAACTCAGATGACCACGACGATTGCTCCGGGGATCTCTCTCGCGAGCACTTGCGAATGGAGGCTTTCCAACACGCCTGGTCCGACATCGAGACTGCCATCCAggtttctctcttccctccttgTTTCTCGCCCGAGTTGTCCGTCATTTCCGGCATCGCATTTCCATCTCTCCGCTTTAACTTCCCTGCCTGTCTACCGGATGTCCTTTTGGTGATCTCTCAACTCGCTTTCCACTGCAGGGAGTCCTCCACAGTATCGACTCTGCTACATTCGAGGCTATACATTCCTGGATCAGTGAGTCCTTCAGCATTATCAGGACGCATGTTTCTTCTGGCTTTTCTGAAGTTGCGCAGTCTTTCCCTGCCGCAGTAGATTCTGTCTCTAGAAGGCTTTTTACCGGGCTCATCCTCACCAGTAAGTCTCTAATTGAGATTCCTCAAATACTTTTGGGTAGCTACCCTCGACCTTTGGAAGATACTAATCTTTGCTATAGGTCTTTCTGATGCTTGGATAAAAATGTGTTTTGACCGTTTAACATGACCACTGGCGTTGATACCATCCTGCTGTTGCTTTTGATTGTACGTTTATAAACCCTCTAGTTTGAGGGAGCTCATAACTGTTGGCTTGTTCTGCATCGGCACTTTACGAACATCACCGCAATTAAAGCTTTATCCtatctcttttcttcctcatgCAACCTTCTCAATTAAGTTGATTACCGACAGAGAACATGGAGCTGTTTGATGATCTCAGGACATTTGAAGAGGTTGGCCGATTTTTGAGATCCCATGGATGTCATGTTGCTAatctttcttcaatggattttGTGGCCAAGAATGGGATTGGTGGTTGTATTACAAGCTTGCTCAGACAGTTTTTAGCTACTAGTGTGGATGTAGGTGTTGCATTTTCTCATTCTTTATCTTACAAAAGTGCATCTGATTCGAGAACTAATTAGACTGTTCACATTTGCGATCCTAATTTTAAGCAGGCACCTGACATGCTTACTTTGTCATCATGGTACAACAACCAAGTGAACAACGACACCCCTATTGTTTTGATTATAGATGATTTGGAGCGTTGTTGTGGGTCTGTCCTATCAGATTTCATCCTTTTGTTAAGGTTTGCCACCTCAAGCCACCTCATATATGCACATTGTTCTTTGCATACTTAAATTAGGGACTTACTTATTCTTCACATGCATGTGTCAAAGCTCATTCTCTCAGTGACTTCTACATGTTTCTGTTAGATTTCTTTTGATCCACTGTACATAAGAGGTTAAAAATGAAAAGCGGTAAAACTCTTTCTACAAAAAGAGGTGGTGTAACTTGGTTTGCTATTTAATCAGAGGAACATCACACTTATGTCTGCATTCTACAAtgtaatttcaaatttaaggGGGTATACGTAGTTGCGCACCTAGGTCTAGGATGTATGAATGTCGCAATCTATTTGATCACTTTTAAAGTGTTTTGCAGTTTGAATAAAGTAACTCTTTGGTGATTAGTTCTCACCATGGCAGCTGTTAAGCCACCATATTATGCTATGGACACCCAGGGTTGGCTTTTTTGATGTCACAGACCATATGTATCACGtgcttattttcttttgttgtactTTATGAAGCCATCCTGATGATAAGATTCTTTCAGTGAGTGGGTAATGAAGATTCCAGTCATCTTAATCATAGGAGTGGCAACAACGCCAGATCGGTTGAGAAGCATACTTCAGTCCGAGGCGCTGCAGTGCTTGTATCCTTTCAAGTTCAATTTGGGGACTCTGGCAGAGAGAATGGACGCTGTTGTTGAGGCTATTCTGGTGAAGCAGAGTCCTGGTTTCTTTATTAGCCATAAGGTGGCAGTTTTTATGAGGAATCATTTTGTTAACCATGGTGGAACGTTGAGTTCTTTTATCAGAGCTCTTAAGGTCGGTACTTTAGATGATTATTGAATGATTCTACATATTGTCACAATTCTCTTCTAACAGTTAAAATTGCTCACAACCTGTTGAGCGTCACCTTTCGTGTAGTACTTTTCAGATAGCATGTGTCCAACATTTTTCTATGGAGCCTTTTAGCTTCGTTCTCAGAGGGCTTATTGAAGAAGAAATACAGGTTTGCCTTTTGTATTTCTTGGTGGCTTCTATTTCAACTGCAATTTAATCATCTCTCATACAATATTTGGGAGGAGCTATTTGGGTCACAAAGCAGAGAGCACAAACAGAGACCGAGGGATGATTTTTTCATGTCAGGAAGATTATAGGAAATGGAAAGTCATTTTAGCTTGGTTCTACAAAACTCATTTTCCACAATTTTGGAGAGAAATAGGTCTCACGcttcaaatttgaaagacaacctttccTTTTACGCTATAATGACTTTAAATGGGTATCATGTTAATTTActagttttcaaatttttccatgGGTATCAACTTCACCCCTTTTCAttccatttatttattcttctCCTGGATTATGGATATCGTAACTTCGTCTCCCTCCATCTTTTGTCTCCATTGATTTCATTGTTTCCCTTTTCAGTGCAATATTCTTTTGAACATATTAATAATGTATTTACAAATCTGTTTTCTGTAACACCTTCTATAATGTTAAGCTCATCTATTTTTACATCCTTATCAAGCGTGGTTTGTCATCCACTAATGTCTGCCAAAATGTACTTATGAGTTTGTGTATCAAGATGATCTATAGACAATGTAAACGAAAGTCCAGGCCACGTCCCAATTGCTGACAGAATCTTTTGATATTGTACCAGTGAGTATTGTGCCAAGTGAGCAACATGTTGATGATGCCtaatatgtttgtttgtttctaGCTGAAGAGGACTAAAAAGCCTGATTTTGATGAAAACATACTGCCACTTTGTAGTTTAAATTTTCTCCCTACGACCTATCATGCTTGTTGTTGAAATGTATTTGCACGCTGTCCTTGTATAGTATCTTTTCTCCGTCATGTGTCTATGCCCCTTTTTGTATATCTGCACTTCTGTACATTTCATTATTACTCAGAAATTTCCGATGCATGATGTCAGATTTTATTTAATATGTTGCcatattattttcttcaaagcgTTCTTCTTTTATCCTTGAAGTGCATATGTATccaatttcaattattttatggGCATcatgggtttttcttttttccttaagtttatattttgcattttagtTCTTGTTTGATAATCTAATCGGTTATAGGGCAGCAAGCATGGTGCATTGCCGAAAGCCATCTACAATTGTGCTTCTAATATTTCACCTTGTGAGAGGT harbors:
- the LOC120287611 gene encoding origin of replication complex subunit 3-like, whose product is MKKTAASAPSPAEPSPSPHQEHGDDNSLQPFFILHRAAPDKSDRKPSRRSVPSSPASPNKAVNSDDHDDCSGDLSREHLRMEAFQHAWSDIETAIQGVLHSIDSATFEAIHSWISESFSIIRTHVSSGFSEVAQSFPAAVDSVSRRLFTGLILTKNMELFDDLRTFEEVGRFLRSHGCHVANLSSMDFVAKNGIGGCITSLLRQFLATSVDAPDMLTLSSWYNNQVNNDTPIVLIIDDLERCCGSVLSDFILLLSEWVMKIPVILIIGVATTPDRLRSILQSEALQCLYPFKFNLGTLAERMDAVVEAILVKQSPGFFISHKVAVFMRNHFVNHGGTLSSFIRALKIACVQHFSMEPFSFVLRGLIEEEIQGSKHGALPKAIYNCASNISPCERFVTSNKMDEEAVQRLVPEIAQLRRLHFLWSIVVLCLYEAGKGNEFHVLDLLCEALDPEFYASRAPGSFTQETGHTKASSPNDCFTHQHKFTMRKNGFISQACGK